The following proteins are co-located in the Pseudarthrobacter siccitolerans genome:
- a CDS encoding MarR family transcriptional regulator: MYVLTVDQRGSTSDVDRVPELISALQSLTPARFERSVGDELQGVVEQPDEVVDIALHALRSGYWYVGIGIGVVQLVPGGSPREGSGSGFVAARKAVELAKSAAGQVPLSVVAGTIGRGKEIPPQAKEGAMAGANAQAVLRLIGRLVQHRTQAQWRVVDSLRALQAGDGKHGSQKHVAQQLGITEQSVSRAVLRSGWQEEWAARPAAAMLLDYAQSRIVATQTAPTQTAATQTAQPQSDPPQTVRPRNEGDT; encoded by the coding sequence ATGTACGTTCTGACCGTTGACCAGCGGGGCAGCACCTCCGACGTCGATCGCGTGCCGGAGCTGATTTCCGCACTGCAAAGCCTCACGCCCGCGCGCTTTGAACGTTCGGTAGGTGACGAGCTCCAGGGCGTCGTGGAGCAACCCGACGAAGTGGTGGATATCGCCCTGCATGCCCTCCGCAGCGGGTACTGGTACGTCGGAATCGGTATCGGTGTGGTGCAGCTGGTTCCGGGAGGCAGCCCCCGCGAAGGTTCCGGAAGCGGATTCGTCGCCGCGCGCAAAGCCGTGGAGCTCGCGAAGAGCGCCGCGGGACAGGTGCCGTTGTCAGTGGTGGCGGGAACTATTGGCCGTGGCAAGGAAATCCCGCCCCAAGCCAAGGAAGGTGCCATGGCCGGTGCAAACGCCCAGGCTGTGCTGCGGTTGATTGGACGTCTTGTCCAGCATCGGACGCAGGCCCAGTGGCGGGTAGTGGACAGCCTTCGCGCCCTGCAGGCGGGCGACGGCAAACACGGCAGCCAGAAGCATGTAGCCCAACAGCTGGGAATAACGGAGCAATCGGTGAGCCGTGCCGTCCTTCGCTCGGGCTGGCAGGAAGAATGGGCAGCCAGGCCGGCGGCAGCAATGCTCCTCGACTACGCCCAAAGCCGGATCGTAGCTACCCAAACTGCCCCGACCCAGACTGCCGCGACCCAAACAGCCCAGCCTCAAAGCGACCCGCCCCAAACTGTCCGGCCCCGGAATGAAGGAGACACGTGA
- a CDS encoding YciI family protein, whose protein sequence is MTVFAVEYVYAADSTEARNEARPAHREWLAGLAQDGALLASGPYGDGAGALLIFKTADEAALNSILKQDPFAAAGVIAGTRITEWSPIIGVLAGLVA, encoded by the coding sequence ATGACAGTTTTTGCCGTTGAGTACGTTTACGCCGCCGATTCCACCGAAGCCCGCAACGAGGCCAGGCCAGCACACCGCGAATGGCTCGCGGGCCTGGCGCAGGACGGCGCCCTCCTGGCCAGCGGTCCGTACGGCGACGGCGCCGGGGCGCTCCTGATCTTCAAGACAGCAGACGAGGCCGCCCTCAACTCGATTCTCAAGCAGGACCCCTTCGCCGCCGCCGGAGTCATCGCCGGGACCCGCATCACGGAGTGGTCACCCATCATCGGCGTGCTCGCCGGACTCGTCGCGTAG
- the ispG gene encoding flavodoxin-dependent (E)-4-hydroxy-3-methylbut-2-enyl-diphosphate synthase → MTSVSLGMPAAPPPVLAPRRKTRQIKVGSVGVGSDSPISVQSMTTTPTTDINATLQQIAELTASGCDIVRVACPSADDAEALPIIARKSQIPVIADIHFQPKYVFAAIEAGCAAVRVNPGNIRKFDDQVKEIAAAARDHGTSIRIGVNAGSLEPGILKKYGKATPEALVESAVWEASLFEEHGFHDFKISVKHNDPVIMVAAYEMLAEKGDWPLHLGVTEAGPAFQGTIKSATAFGALLSRGIGDTIRVSLSAPPVEEIKVGNQILQSLNLRPRKLEIVSCPSCGRAQVDVYTLAEQVTAGLEGMEIPLRVAVMGCVVNGPGEAREADLGVASGNGKGQIFVKGEVIKTVPESQIVETLIEEAMRIAEEMGEADGEDAVKGSPVVSVS, encoded by the coding sequence GTGACCTCGGTCAGCTTGGGAATGCCTGCAGCACCGCCGCCCGTCCTTGCCCCCCGGCGCAAGACCCGCCAGATCAAAGTCGGTTCAGTGGGGGTCGGTTCTGATTCCCCCATCAGCGTGCAGTCCATGACCACCACGCCCACCACCGACATCAACGCCACCCTGCAGCAGATCGCGGAGCTCACGGCGTCCGGCTGTGACATCGTGCGCGTCGCCTGCCCTTCGGCAGACGACGCCGAAGCGCTGCCCATCATCGCCAGGAAGTCCCAGATCCCGGTCATCGCGGACATCCACTTCCAGCCAAAGTACGTCTTCGCCGCCATCGAAGCCGGCTGCGCCGCCGTGCGCGTGAACCCCGGAAACATCCGTAAGTTCGATGACCAGGTCAAGGAAATCGCAGCAGCAGCACGCGATCATGGGACGTCCATCCGCATCGGTGTGAACGCCGGCTCACTGGAGCCGGGCATCCTCAAGAAATACGGCAAGGCCACCCCTGAGGCGCTGGTGGAGTCTGCCGTCTGGGAAGCGTCCCTGTTTGAAGAGCACGGCTTCCACGACTTCAAAATCTCTGTGAAGCACAACGATCCCGTGATCATGGTGGCGGCTTACGAGATGCTGGCGGAGAAGGGCGACTGGCCGTTGCACCTCGGGGTGACCGAGGCCGGGCCGGCCTTCCAGGGAACCATCAAGTCCGCCACGGCCTTCGGTGCGCTCCTGTCCCGGGGCATCGGCGACACCATCCGGGTTTCCCTCTCTGCTCCGCCGGTGGAGGAAATCAAGGTGGGTAACCAGATTCTCCAGTCCCTGAACCTCCGCCCCCGGAAGCTGGAGATTGTCTCCTGCCCATCCTGCGGCCGCGCCCAGGTGGACGTGTACACGCTCGCCGAGCAGGTGACTGCCGGCCTGGAAGGCATGGAGATCCCGCTGCGCGTGGCCGTGATGGGCTGCGTGGTGAACGGTCCGGGCGAGGCCCGCGAGGCAGATCTTGGCGTTGCTTCCGGCAACGGCAAGGGCCAGATCTTTGTGAAGGGTGAAGTCATCAAGACTGTGCCCGAGAGCCAGATTGTTGAGACACTGATCGAAGAGGCCATGCGTATCGCGGAAGAGATGGGGGAGGCCGATGGCGAAGATGCTGTCAAGGGTAGCCCCGTGGTTAGCGTCTCGTAA
- a CDS encoding GNAT family N-acetyltransferase: protein MLSRVAPWLASRKDVPDPPGLSVRTLDGTDTAALRLLAQQDPVANVFILAHLLAAGTAAPTSGGAGVIGVFDDGILVGACWAGANLVPVQLDPELAGVVAEVANTSGRRYASAFGPAESVLALHAELVELGHRAHEVRAEQPLMTITGPPSIAPDPGLALGNLADFDRILPACAAMFEEEVGYSPFLGGREFYSRRVEGLIRQGHSLVHLNNAREVVFKAELGAVTSEVTQIQGVWMNPLYRGQGLSAGYMAAVVEQARKVAPITSLYVNGFNLRARATYERVGFQQVGTFATVLF from the coding sequence ATGCTGTCAAGGGTAGCCCCGTGGTTAGCGTCTCGTAAGGACGTCCCGGACCCGCCGGGACTTTCCGTCCGCACCCTGGACGGCACGGATACTGCCGCGCTCAGGCTGCTGGCACAGCAGGATCCGGTCGCCAATGTCTTTATCCTTGCCCACCTGCTTGCCGCCGGCACTGCCGCACCCACCAGCGGCGGCGCCGGCGTCATTGGTGTTTTTGACGACGGCATCCTGGTGGGGGCGTGCTGGGCAGGGGCCAACCTGGTTCCGGTCCAGCTGGACCCCGAGCTGGCAGGTGTGGTCGCGGAAGTAGCCAACACCTCCGGCCGCCGGTACGCCTCAGCTTTTGGCCCGGCCGAGTCGGTCCTGGCCCTGCACGCCGAACTCGTGGAACTGGGCCACCGGGCCCACGAAGTCCGCGCCGAACAGCCCCTCATGACCATCACGGGCCCGCCGTCGATCGCACCGGACCCCGGCCTGGCCCTGGGAAACCTTGCAGACTTCGACCGCATTCTTCCCGCCTGCGCCGCCATGTTCGAGGAGGAAGTGGGGTATTCCCCGTTCCTCGGCGGCAGGGAGTTCTACAGCCGGCGCGTGGAAGGGCTGATCCGCCAGGGCCATTCCCTGGTCCACTTGAATAACGCCCGCGAGGTGGTTTTCAAAGCCGAACTGGGCGCCGTTACCTCCGAGGTCACCCAGATCCAGGGCGTCTGGATGAACCCGCTCTACCGGGGCCAGGGCTTGAGCGCCGGGTACATGGCCGCCGTGGTGGAGCAGGCGCGGAAAGTTGCGCCCATCACCAGCCTGTACGTCAATGGCTTCAATCTGCGCGCCCGCGCCACCTACGAGCGGGTCGGCTTCCAGCAGGTGGGAACGTTCGCTACTGTTCTTTTCTAG
- a CDS encoding TetR/AcrR family transcriptional regulator, with protein MSAQEGDSLPARRGRRGGTTESRDRILDAARRLFAEHGFEGTSLRQVARAAGVDPAMVHHFFNGKDELFAQSVELPADPEDVLADVSAARPEQRAEVIVRAVLRLWESPAQPSLLAFLRGTLSSKARTALLRELVTRTVVRRIMAGVPGPPQEVALRGDLVATQMVGLMMVRYVVRLEPLASAAREEVVRLVAPNVQRYLTGDLAANGTAAAGTGG; from the coding sequence GTGAGCGCGCAGGAAGGTGATTCCCTGCCGGCACGGCGGGGTCGGCGTGGCGGAACAACAGAGTCCAGGGACCGGATCCTGGATGCCGCCCGGAGGCTGTTCGCCGAACACGGTTTCGAGGGCACCAGCCTGCGGCAGGTGGCCCGCGCGGCGGGGGTGGATCCTGCCATGGTCCACCATTTCTTCAACGGCAAGGATGAGCTCTTCGCCCAGAGTGTGGAACTCCCAGCCGACCCGGAGGACGTGCTGGCGGATGTTTCGGCCGCCCGCCCGGAACAGCGGGCCGAGGTGATCGTCCGCGCCGTCCTGCGCCTCTGGGAAAGTCCCGCCCAGCCAAGCCTGCTGGCCTTCCTGCGCGGCACCCTCAGCTCAAAGGCCCGGACGGCACTCCTCCGCGAATTGGTGACCCGGACTGTCGTCCGCCGGATCATGGCAGGAGTGCCTGGGCCGCCTCAGGAAGTTGCCTTGCGCGGAGACCTGGTGGCGACGCAGATGGTGGGACTCATGATGGTCCGCTACGTGGTCCGCCTGGAACCCCTGGCGTCGGCTGCACGGGAGGAGGTCGTCAGGCTCGTGGCACCGAATGTACAGCGCTACCTGACCGGAGACCTGGCAGCTAACGGCACCGCTGCGGCTGGAACAGGCGGCTAG
- a CDS encoding ABC transporter permease: MMLATTRRVLEQLRHDHRSIAMILVVPALLLTAVYFLFENETLPAGAPRTFDRVGLMMLAIFPFVVMFLVTSITMLRERTSGTLERLLTTPVHKSDLLFGYGLAFSIMAALQSLVATAVAYWIFDLDIEGPPGFVVLIAVINAVLGVALGLLCSAFARTEFQAVQFMPVVVVPQILLCGLFVARDRMNDVLEAISNILPLTFSVDALQEIAANPEATEQMWQDAAIMGAIVLGVLVLASLTLRRRTA, from the coding sequence ATGATGCTCGCAACCACCCGTCGGGTGCTGGAGCAGCTCCGGCACGACCACCGCAGCATCGCCATGATCCTGGTGGTCCCGGCACTGCTGCTGACGGCCGTGTATTTCCTCTTCGAGAATGAGACCCTGCCGGCAGGGGCGCCGCGCACGTTCGACCGCGTAGGGCTGATGATGCTGGCCATCTTCCCGTTTGTGGTGATGTTCCTGGTCACCTCCATCACTATGCTGCGTGAGCGGACCTCGGGGACTCTGGAGCGGCTGCTCACCACACCCGTCCATAAATCCGATCTGCTCTTTGGCTATGGCCTCGCGTTTTCCATCATGGCCGCCCTGCAGTCCTTGGTGGCGACTGCCGTGGCGTACTGGATCTTCGATCTTGATATTGAAGGCCCGCCTGGCTTCGTGGTCCTGATCGCCGTCATCAACGCAGTCCTGGGCGTGGCCCTGGGCCTGCTCTGCTCAGCGTTTGCCCGCACCGAATTCCAGGCGGTCCAGTTCATGCCGGTAGTGGTGGTGCCGCAAATCCTCCTATGCGGACTGTTCGTGGCGCGGGACCGCATGAATGATGTCCTCGAGGCCATCTCGAATATTCTTCCGTTGACGTTTTCCGTGGACGCCCTGCAGGAGATTGCCGCCAACCCGGAGGCGACGGAACAGATGTGGCAGGACGCAGCCATCATGGGTGCCATCGTGCTGGGCGTCCTGGTGCTTGCGTCGCTGACGCTGCGCAGGCGGACTGCGTGA